A single window of Methanoregula sp. DNA harbors:
- a CDS encoding ABC transporter ATP-binding protein, translating into MDEQAVMSFRDVVKVYPLPAGDVTALDGVTFRVDRGEFISIMGPSGSGKSTLLNLMGCLDTPTSGDIFISGTRIGDMTDAELTSLRRDRIGFIFQYFNLFPLLNTIENVTFPMMLKSQKTVDEKKARDVLRAVQLEEELYTHTPMELSGGQQQRVAVARALVNDPDILLCDEPTGNLDSKTGAGIMDLMTELNRNGTTIIMVTHDPNIAKYSNRTIRIADGRIVE; encoded by the coding sequence ATGGACGAACAGGCAGTCATGTCGTTTCGGGACGTGGTGAAGGTATACCCGCTTCCCGCAGGAGACGTCACCGCACTCGATGGTGTCACGTTCCGGGTGGACCGGGGGGAGTTTATCTCAATCATGGGGCCATCCGGATCCGGGAAGTCCACGCTGCTCAACCTTATGGGGTGCCTTGACACCCCGACTTCCGGTGACATCTTCATCAGCGGCACCAGGATTGGGGATATGACCGATGCTGAGCTGACCAGCCTCCGCAGGGACCGGATCGGTTTTATCTTCCAGTATTTCAACCTCTTTCCGCTGTTAAACACCATTGAGAATGTAACGTTCCCAATGATGCTGAAATCACAAAAGACGGTTGATGAAAAAAAAGCACGCGATGTGCTCCGGGCAGTCCAGCTGGAGGAAGAACTCTATACACATACTCCGATGGAACTCTCCGGGGGCCAGCAGCAGCGGGTTGCCGTCGCACGGGCACTCGTCAACGACCCGGACATCCTGCTCTGTGATGAGCCGACAGGCAACCTTGACTCAAAAACAGGAGCGGGTATTATGGACCTGATGACCGAACTCAACCGCAACGGTACGACGATCATCATGGTAACCCATGACCCCAATATCGCAAAATACTCAAACCGGACCATCCGTATTGCCGATGGGAGGATTGTGGAATGA
- a CDS encoding ABC transporter permease — translation MSGGIFFEIAKRNIRIHMLRSSLAMLGIIIGVVAIASMGILGNSMVLAVSDSLRTVGDSVIVTPHVGGTARGFGGGTGGGSSSLSISEQDYQQIKRVSAPNVAIPVLQTSDRMKLGVGTDDIVAPVYGLNPDDVPDLLKLKEGGYSRGNSGCLVGSKFADDNKVKVGTRIAIGTDGTKGTLRVTGIIEERGMAFDVSTDSAIVATKDWFDNAYSRSDYDKVVIKVKNLDDLPTVKTAIEKQMNRRDTIVDVMDTRKTMETIFQAFGQITTFVTAIGGISMIVAGVSILNIMMMSVTERIKEIGIMRSIGAQKQEVMRMFLYEALILGIAGSLIGGVLSLLGGYAISSMMLQTTKYLFVPSSLINIVYGVSFGIVVCLVCGIYPAWRAANLNPIDALRHE, via the coding sequence ATGAGCGGTGGGATATTTTTTGAGATCGCGAAAAGGAATATCCGGATCCATATGCTCCGCTCATCGCTTGCGATGCTTGGAATCATCATTGGTGTCGTTGCCATTGCGTCCATGGGTATTCTGGGCAACAGCATGGTGCTCGCGGTATCAGATAGCTTACGGACGGTTGGCGACAGTGTCATCGTCACTCCCCATGTCGGGGGTACCGCCCGCGGGTTTGGCGGAGGGACGGGGGGGGGATCATCCTCGCTCTCCATCTCCGAGCAGGATTACCAGCAGATAAAACGCGTATCAGCCCCGAATGTGGCGATCCCGGTGCTCCAGACATCTGACCGGATGAAGCTTGGTGTGGGCACCGATGATATCGTGGCACCTGTCTATGGCCTGAACCCTGATGATGTCCCGGACCTCCTGAAATTAAAAGAAGGCGGGTACAGCCGGGGCAATTCCGGGTGTCTCGTAGGATCCAAATTCGCTGATGACAACAAAGTCAAGGTCGGAACACGGATCGCAATCGGTACTGACGGGACCAAAGGAACACTCCGGGTTACCGGTATCATCGAGGAAAGGGGGATGGCATTTGATGTCAGCACCGATTCCGCGATCGTTGCGACAAAAGACTGGTTTGATAATGCCTACAGCCGCAGTGACTATGACAAGGTCGTGATCAAGGTCAAAAACCTCGATGATCTCCCGACGGTCAAGACCGCGATCGAGAAGCAGATGAACCGCCGGGACACAATTGTTGATGTAATGGACACCCGTAAAACGATGGAGACCATTTTTCAGGCATTCGGTCAGATCACCACATTTGTCACCGCGATTGGCGGGATATCGATGATCGTCGCAGGGGTTTCTATCCTCAATATCATGATGATGTCGGTGACGGAACGGATCAAGGAGATAGGTATCATGCGGAGCATCGGGGCACAGAAGCAGGAAGTGATGCGGATGTTCCTGTACGAAGCGCTGATCCTCGGGATTGCCGGAAGCCTTATTGGTGGCGTTTTAAGCCTGCTCGGTGGATATGCCATCAGCAGCATGATGTTACAGACAACGAAATACCTGTTCGTCCCCTCGAGCCTCATCAACATCGTCTATGGCGTGAGTTTTGGTATTGTCGTATGCCTTGTCTGTGGTATCTACCCGGCATGGCGGGCGGCAAACTTAAACCCGATCGATGCGCTGCGTCACGAGTGA